The genomic interval CTCGATGTTCACTTCGATTGCCTTCTCGTTGGTTTCGGAACCTCCACATCCGACGGTAACATACTGTTCCGAACTTTCTTCATTGAGCGTATAGGATGCAACATATACATTTTCCGTACCGCTGCTCAGAAGATAAACCATAGGTTTGTATTGTTCGTCCTGATAAATGGCATCGCTGTCACAACCGGCAAAGTTGAATGCAATGATGCCGGCGATGAATATTTTTACTGATATTTTCATATTACTTTCTGTTTTCAATTAATACTGGTAACCCGGATTTTGATCTAAGGAAGGTGTTTTCCTTACTTCATTCAGATCAAGAGGAACAAGGATCAGTTTCTTGTCTACTACTCTGTTTCTGGCAACCACCTGATTGACCGGAACAATATTGTAGAAGGCTAATCCGTCAGCATCCATATCCATACCCATGATCGGCTCCCTTTCAGTGGTTTCGTACTTGCCCCAGCGCCGCACATCCCAGAAACGTGCGTTTTCATGAAGCAATTCCACCATGCGTTCTGTTTCTATCAAACTCTGCATCGTTTCCGGCGAAGCGAGCTCTCCAGCAGTCAATCCCGGCAAGCCTGCCCTGAAACGTACCATGTTGAAATATTTCGCCATTTCGCCCATATCCCTCGAAAGCGTATAGGTTTTATTATCGCTGCCCTGAATGGTATGAGTAGTGGTCAGGTTGTTCAACGCTTCCACATAAGCAAGCAAGATCTCTGCATAACGTATAATAGGATAAGCTTTAGCCATCCGCCGGGAATTTTCGTAATCTGTTCCCTGGCCGGTTGTTCCCCATGAGTCTTCAGGGTGTACGAATTTTCTCAACGTATAACCGGTAGTATTTACGTTGTAGGGCAGGTTACGGACAGTGTTTTTGCCCGCGTTACCGCTTGAATTATACCAGAACTGCACATTTTTTCTTGCGTTGTTTGCAGTGGAAAGCATAGGCCAGTGCGCTCCGCTGAATCCGATGCTGGCATAGAACCTCAACTCGCGATTGACATACATTTTGTGAACATTTGCCTTCAGCGTATAACCGGAGAAAGCAGTATCCCTTCCATTCCATATCCCATCTGTTTCGTAAGGATATTCAGCGCTTGAATTATTGATAGGACGTCCGTCGGCCATACGGAATGCATCGATCATTTTTTGCGGTACGGAAACTGTGCCATATCCGTTAAATGTTTCGTACGGAAAGGAATGCCGCGTATAGTTTTCTATACCGGGACCGTCCGACCGTTGTGCCCACAGGAATTCGGGATTACGCATCATCGGCGATTCCCCGTCGAACATATCGTGAAACGATCTGAAAGGGTCAATATTTCCGGCTCCTTCGGGAAAATCAGCGGTAGGTACATTGTCGGGTAATTCCGGAGTATCTGTACGTTTCTGGATGGTGTGCAAAGCATAAAGATCGGAATCTATGATACGCTTGCAAACCGCCGCTGCCTCAGCCCATCTCTGCTCGTTATAGGTTTGCGAAACATAGTTTACCCCGTCGGTCGACCGTAACCATGTTCCGTAGGTTCTGCGGGCCGCAAGACCTCCATTCCATAGCGGACTTGCCTGTATCAGCCGCAGGCGGGCGCTCAGCCCCAGCGCGGAGCCGGATGTAGGCCGACCGAAATAGCTGGCCGAAACAGTCTCCGGCATAAGCGCCGCCGAACGTTCCAATTCTCCACAAACGTAATCTATCGTCTCGTCGAAGGTTGCTCTGTGGCGGTCATAATACTCGATCTCCTCGTTGTTCTCCAACACCTCGTCACCTACAATCACTACAGGACCGTAATATGTCACCAGCCTGTAATATGCGTAGGCGCGCATAAAATAGAGATAACCCAGCAATTCGTTCTTTTCCTGGCTACCATCTTCCAGATCGACCGTCAGATGCATATTGGCAAGAACCGTATTCACCCTGCGGATGACAATGTACATGTCGTTCCAGATATTAAACGTCCTGAGATTGGTGGGCGTTATTTTTCCCTGTATATAATCGAGCGCGGTATAATCGCTGACCATGATCGAAAAGGCCTCGTCGCAGGCAAACGAACCCAGGTGGATGAATTTCTGGCCTTCATCCGGAAACATCGTCGGTATATTCCAGATATAACGTTCCAGATGCCTCTTGTAGGTAAAAATAGAATCCCATTTAAACGACTCTTCAAAATTATCGGCAATGTCGAGATAATTGCATGAAGGCATCGCCATGATGGCCACGCACGTAAAAATGATAATATGCTTTAACATTTTTTTCATTTTTTTTATTTTTTAAAAGTTAAGATAAAGCTGCAGCGTATATCTCGCCGGTATCGGATATGCGCGTCCGTTTCTGTAACCCTGTTCCGGGTCCCAGTCTTTTACTTTGTCCCAGACATAAAGGTTACTGCCGACAAACTGTATATCCACCGACGACAATCCTACCTTTCTGAGGAAATCGCTGTTGAGGTTGTAATTGAGCGTGACTTCCTGAAGGCGCAGGAAGCGAGCGTCATTTTTCCAGAATGTGGACAACTGCGAATTATTATTATTATATCCGTACGACAGTCGTGGGAAACGGGCATCCGGATTTTCTGCCTTAGAGAGGTCTATGCCATTTGCCAGGGCATAGTCCTTCGGCACCCAACGGTTGGAAGGGTCGTTAGCCATGGTCAGGACATTACCGACACGTCCATTGTTGAAAGGTACATAACCGGGACCATTGGTACCATATCCATCAGTATAGCCAACATGGTAGAAGGTTGTTTTACCCCTGCCTGTGAACAATATACCCAGCGTAAAGTTTTTATACCTTACTTCACCGCCGAATCCGTACATCAGCTGTGGGTAAGTAGGGTCGGAAAGATACACCATATCGTCGGTATTGACCACTCCGTCACCATTGACATCTTTATACTTAATGTCGCCCGGCATCACTTTGAATCCGCCGAAAGACTGGGCGGCGCTATTGTCTACATCTGCTTCGTCAGTAAATAACCCCGTGGAAATATAACCGCGTATAGCGCCGTGAGGATACCCGTCACGTAGCTGGTAGGGATATGGTGTAGGCACATCTTCCCAGAATAAAACTTCATTTCTCGAATACGTATAATTTCCTCTGACCGTAAAACCCCAGTTGTTGAAGTCATGCGTGTAGGAAATATTTCCATCACTACCGAAACTGCGCATACTCCCTACGTTACCATATGGACGTGCAGACCATACCAGACCGACATGACCGGGTATAGTTTGGCGACGCTGAAAAATATTTTCACGCTTGTCGTTGAAAAAGTCGGCTACAAGCTGCAGTCTGTCGTTAAGAAAACGTACTTCAATACCTACATTGGACTTCAGCGCTTTTTCCCATACCAGGTTACCGGCGCCAAATTGTGCTTCAACAATACCATTGAGGTTACTTCCCCATCCTGTGGACCGATTTTCCGTTATAATGGTCAAAAAAGGGAAGCGGAAGTCGGCTATACGGTCGCTACCCACCGTTCCATAAGAAGCGCGGATCTTCAGGTAGCTGAGCCATCCCGCATTATCCCTCATCCATTGATACTGGGTAGGGATCCACCCGAGAGCCACTGAGGGGAAAAACCCGAATTGTTTGCCGGGTTCAAAGTTTTCAGAACCGGTGTAGCCAAAGTTTACATCAATCATGTAAGTATCCTTGAACCCATAAGTAAGCCGGCTTGAAAGTCCCTGATACCGTTTCGGCAAAGCTTCCAATGCTACACGGCCATCAGCTGCGTTTGCAGCGTAGTTGGTATCCATCTCATCGCTCATATAATAATATACCAACGCACTTACGCGATGGTCGGTTGCAATAACTTTATCCCATGTCACCGTACTTTCAAGGTGGAATTTTCTCGCCTGGCGCTGCGAATCTGCGTATGACGGGCTTCTGGCATCAAAACTTCGGGATAACTGCAAATCGCCCCACTCAGTACGTCCGGTCGCTAAGTACAAATCAGGCATTACGTAGCGTATTTCGTTTTTCCACGAATTAATATCATATGCTCCCTGTACCCTTAGTTTCAGATTTTCCAACAAATATGAAAAATCATGTACAACAGCTATAGTTTGCTTACCTGTATAAGCCTGCTTATTTGCTCTTCCCGTAAAATTCAGCAACACATAAGGCGAAACATTTGAGAAACCAGCCGCATTATTGTAAGCAGAAAACGCACCATTCGAATATCTAACGGGAACGGTAAGCGGGGTGAGATTCGCCTGAGCAGCCCACATGGCATCAGTATCGGCAAAACCCGGCTCTATTTTCATAGACATAAAGCCATCAGTACCAAAATACATTGTTGTATTTTTGGTCAGATTGATATCCAGATTCATACGAAAATTGTAGGTGTTGTATCCAACTTTCTTCCTGATATTGTTTTCAGAAGCTATTTTGTATGCTGCATCTTCAATAGAAGCGCCCAAACTGACAAAGTAGCGCGCCACATCGCCGCCACCCTGCGCACTCATATAATAAGTTTGCTGAAATCCTACTCGTTTCATGATTTCTTTCTGCCAGTTAACATCCGGGTACAGGTCGGGGTCCAGGCCGTGCTGGATGATTTTCATTTCAGTATCGTTATACAGAATTTCTTCTCCGCGTACAGATCTCGCTTCATTGGCTAAACGGGCGTAATCATATGCTCCCAGATATTCA from Bacteroidales bacterium carries:
- a CDS encoding RagB/SusD family nutrient uptake outer membrane protein yields the protein MKKMLKHIIIFTCVAIMAMPSCNYLDIADNFEESFKWDSIFTYKRHLERYIWNIPTMFPDEGQKFIHLGSFACDEAFSIMVSDYTALDYIQGKITPTNLRTFNIWNDMYIVIRRVNTVLANMHLTVDLEDGSQEKNELLGYLYFMRAYAYYRLVTYYGPVVIVGDEVLENNEEIEYYDRHRATFDETIDYVCGELERSAALMPETVSASYFGRPTSGSALGLSARLRLIQASPLWNGGLAARRTYGTWLRSTDGVNYVSQTYNEQRWAEAAAVCKRIIDSDLYALHTIQKRTDTPELPDNVPTADFPEGAGNIDPFRSFHDMFDGESPMMRNPEFLWAQRSDGPGIENYTRHSFPYETFNGYGTVSVPQKMIDAFRMADGRPINNSSAEYPYETDGIWNGRDTAFSGYTLKANVHKMYVNRELRFYASIGFSGAHWPMLSTANNARKNVQFWYNSSGNAGKNTVRNLPYNVNTTGYTLRKFVHPEDSWGTTGQGTDYENSRRMAKAYPIIRYAEILLAYVEALNNLTTTHTIQGSDNKTYTLSRDMGEMAKYFNMVRFRAGLPGLTAGELASPETMQSLIETERMVELLHENARFWDVRRWGKYETTEREPIMGMDMDADGLAFYNIVPVNQVVARNRVVDKKLILVPLDLNEVRKTPSLDQNPGYQY
- a CDS encoding TonB-dependent receptor translates to MQIINKKFLVICLLCLFPFLVSAQRTLNMGGVVSDEEGPMPGVSIHLKGRTTIGTTTNTDGTFKIRASKGDVIVFSFIGYETVEYLVDQEDNNIQVMMVSAGTELEEVVVTGLGTQRKISVVGAVTSVDVKELQVPATSMSNMLGGRVAGMITTLSSGEPGKNIAEFWVRGIGTFGASSEALVLIDGLEGKLSDIDPADVESFSVLKDASATAVYGVRGANGVVLVTTKRGVSGRLRITARANVTLSHLNKMPEYLGAYDYARLANEARSVRGEEILYNDTEMKIIQHGLDPDLYPDVNWQKEIMKRVGFQQTYYMSAQGGGDVARYFVSLGASIEDAAYKIASENNIRKKVGYNTYNFRMNLDINLTKNTTMYFGTDGFMSMKIEPGFADTDAMWAAQANLTPLTVPVRYSNGAFSAYNNAAGFSNVSPYVLLNFTGRANKQAYTGKQTIAVVHDFSYLLENLKLRVQGAYDINSWKNEIRYVMPDLYLATGRTEWGDLQLSRSFDARSPSYADSQRQARKFHLESTVTWDKVIATDHRVSALVYYYMSDEMDTNYAANAADGRVALEALPKRYQGLSSRLTYGFKDTYMIDVNFGYTGSENFEPGKQFGFFPSVALGWIPTQYQWMRDNAGWLSYLKIRASYGTVGSDRIADFRFPFLTIITENRSTGWGSNLNGIVEAQFGAGNLVWEKALKSNVGIEVRFLNDRLQLVADFFNDKRENIFQRRQTIPGHVGLVWSARPYGNVGSMRSFGSDGNISYTHDFNNWGFTVRGNYTYSRNEVLFWEDVPTPYPYQLRDGYPHGAIRGYISTGLFTDEADVDNSAAQSFGGFKVMPGDIKYKDVNGDGVVNTDDMVYLSDPTYPQLMYGFGGEVRYKNFTLGILFTGRGKTTFYHVGYTDGYGTNGPGYVPFNNGRVGNVLTMANDPSNRWVPKDYALANGIDLSKAENPDARFPRLSYGYNNNNSQLSTFWKNDARFLRLQEVTLNYNLNSDFLRKVGLSSVDIQFVGSNLYVWDKVKDWDPEQGYRNGRAYPIPARYTLQLYLNF